The following is a genomic window from Mycobacterium parmense.
TCCTCCGGATCACACGCTCCTGCCGCCGCGCTCGTGGCTGTCGTTGTCACAGATGGCCGGGTCGAACAGGGGCGACGCCGGGCTGTGCCCGATAGGCCTCCGAGTAATCGCCCGGCTGTTCGGCGAGCTGGTCCAGCTTCTCCACGAACGCGGCCCACGTGTAGACGAGCTCGCGGGGTCGTTGAGATACCTGAAGTCGGTGGCCCACAACTCTGCCTTCTCTACGACACCTTTGAACGCCTGGGTGTCTGTGTAGTGGTAGACGATGGTCACGCCCATTGTGGTGACTGCTTTCCCGCAGCTGCTACTAAGAAGTGACGGCGAAGATGCGCCATTCACCGGGTACGCCCTTCAGTTGGTGCGTGCCCCGGTCTTCGAATTCCAGCCCTGACCCGATAACCAGGTCGCGCAGCGTACTCGACACGAGTACCTCATTCGGCCCTGCCAGTGCGCTCACGCGCGCCCCGATGTGCACGGCGATACCGCCGATGTCCTCGTCGCGTAGCTCGCATTCGCCGGTGTGCAGCCCGGCGCGCACCTGGATGCCGAGTGCTTGCAAGGCGTCGCGGATCGCCATGGCGCAGCGGATCGCTCGCTGCGGGCCGTCGAACACCGCCAGGAAACCGTCTCCGGAGGTGTTCACCTCGCGGCCTCGAAACCGAGTCAGCTGCGACCTGACGATGGCATCGTGCGCATCGAGCAACGCATGCCAGTCCCGGTCGCCCAACGTTGCGGCGCGGCGTGTCGAGTCCACGATGTCGGTGAAAAGCACCGTTGCCAGCACCCGGTCGTCGGCCACTTCGGCTTGGTGGCCGGTAAGGAACGCGGCGATCTCTTGGAACGACTCGCGCCATGGTTCGACGAAGTGATACATGTTGCGGCCCGGCAGTTCGACGTACTTCGCGCCCGGTATGTGGTCCGCGATGTACTTGCCCATCGCGGGCACGAGTATCGCGTCTTCGGTGTGGTGGACGACCATGGTCGGCACGCGGATCGTCGGAAGAACCGCTCGCACATCCACTTCGGACAAAAGTGGCACCATCCGAGTTACCGTTGCTGGGCTCGCCGCCAGACGCTCCATCCGGGCGAACGTCGCCCGGATCTCCTCGTTCCACGACATGTCCGGATTCAAGACATGCTGCCACTCGCCCGTGCCCCACATCGCCACAATCCCGGCGATGACTTCCTGGGGGTCGGCGACGCTCGACGTATCCGCGTTGCCCTCAAGCACGACCAGCGCGCTGGTGCGGGACGGATGCGTCGCCGCGAACAGCGCAGCCGTCCCGAACGCGCCGTCCCACGCAAGGAGGACCGCTTCGCTGCTCCCGAGATCGTCGAGCACCGCGGTGATGCTGTCTGCCCATTGCTCCAAGGTCGGCAGCGCGCCCGGCGCGACGGGATCGGATGCTCCCGTGCCCGGCTGGTCGAAGAAGACGAGCCGACCGAGCGACGTCATCGCATCGACCCACCCTTGAAGGGACGGCAGCTCCGGAATTAGCTCGCAGCACGTGAACCAATTCGGGACGAACACGATGTCGCGAGGACCTTCGCGTGACGTGCGATAGGCGACGCGCAGATCCCCGTTCAGCGCGTAGCGCGTCTCCGAGAACATTGCGGAAGTGTAAGCCCAGGATCGGCCCGAGTTTCGATGTCACGCAACCGGCGCGGCCTGTCACACGGGGCTGACCGTGGTGCGGTTACCGTGGTGCCGTCTAGGTGCCCGTTATTTCACGTGTATTGCACGGTCTTACGTTTGCGCTGTTCAGACAGTGCCCCCGGCAGGATTCGAACCTGCGGCCTTCTGCTCCGGAGGCAGACGCTCTATCCCCTGAGCTACGGGGGCGCGACAACTTTGTTGCTGCACCATCGGGCCCGAACAGACTAACGCATCGCGGTGGCTGCTTCGTCACCGCGACGGATTCGGGGCGCGAGCGCCCCAGCCAATAGGATGGACGCTCGTGACCCCCGCTGACCTGGCTGAGCTGCTCAGAACCACCGCCGCCGCGGTGCTGGCCGAGCGCGGGCTGGATGCTGCGGCTTTGCCGCAGTCCGTCACCGTGGAGCGGCCCCGCAACCCCGAGCACGGCGATTACGCCAGCAACCTGGCGCTGCAGCTGGGCAAGAAGGTCGGCGCGAGCCCGCGTGAACTCGCCGGATGGCTTGCCGACGCGCTCTCGCGGACCGACGGCGTCGCCTCGGCCGAGGTCGCCGGGCCGGGCTTCATCAACCTTCGACTGGAGGCCTCGGCCCAGGCCGTCGTCGTCAACAACGTCATCGACGCCGGCGACACCTACGGGCACTCCGATGCGCTGGCGGGGCAGAAGATCAACC
Proteins encoded in this region:
- a CDS encoding adenylate/guanylate cyclase domain-containing protein; the encoded protein is MFSETRYALNGDLRVAYRTSREGPRDIVFVPNWFTCCELIPELPSLQGWVDAMTSLGRLVFFDQPGTGASDPVAPGALPTLEQWADSITAVLDDLGSSEAVLLAWDGAFGTAALFAATHPSRTSALVVLEGNADTSSVADPQEVIAGIVAMWGTGEWQHVLNPDMSWNEEIRATFARMERLAASPATVTRMVPLLSEVDVRAVLPTIRVPTMVVHHTEDAILVPAMGKYIADHIPGAKYVELPGRNMYHFVEPWRESFQEIAAFLTGHQAEVADDRVLATVLFTDIVDSTRRAATLGDRDWHALLDAHDAIVRSQLTRFRGREVNTSGDGFLAVFDGPQRAIRCAMAIRDALQALGIQVRAGLHTGECELRDEDIGGIAVHIGARVSALAGPNEVLVSSTLRDLVIGSGLEFEDRGTHQLKGVPGEWRIFAVTS